ATGGTGGAGTACAGACGTGGAGGTGGTGGTGATGGATTAGAAGATGTGCTaaaagttttttatatattttttaattatttttgttagcaGGTTTCACCGGTTGGTTGCAAGGGTAATATGACAATAATCTATAATGTGTATAGTGTATATTGAAAAAACAGGGTTTTTAGTTAGTGgatgaattataatttgtttgattgatGTAGGATGCAATTCTccattaaacaattatttaatatgggtaaattttaaaaaataaatactactgtttatataaaataattctttatttataaaaacaaaaatatctgcGCAGACACATGGATTCAAACTTTAGTACTTTGTTGTATTTTAGCAAATTTCCCTTGTTTATaagtaggggtgttcaatccggatatcggttcggtttcggttcggtttttttcggttttcggtatttcggttagtaaaatataactaccattctaaatccatatttacttcggttcggttcggtttatatactgttggttttcggtttattcggttttataccaaaaaacataattattttgtttgagatcatattatatgaattttagagtcatattgtcaacacagtcatctattaaaaatatattacatgttcaaataaatgaacaaaaaaataaaaatgcttctaccatcaaataaaataatcaaatctataactaaaatcaaagcttaaaattttgaaaataaaaatatgaaacaaaacaaaaacatgaaagaaaattttttccactcttccatatttagtgttcattaaagtcatgttttttcaattgaaaaattttcattaattattgtccatcaaatttataatctttatattaatttagtgaagactaaaataaagcaaaaagatcaaaaaagacttagaaaataagatgtatgAATtacgatgtattgttatttaattataattaagtgttttacaaattaaagttttttattagtataaaattatggtaataattattaatacaaatttaacttatgtaacaaatagattttcatgtattgttataaaatatatacatatttatatgtttctacttttaatcggttttgttcggtttattcggtttaatcggttatataccaaaccatatccaaatcctacggtttttataaaattatatccattcggtttatatggtatataccaaaaccaaaccatattgtctatttcggttcggttcggttcggtacggttcggttttaccatattgaacagccctattTATAAGAGAAGCTAACAAAATTTGACTCTGAAATTTGTGACTACAACTGAGatagaaaataaaaccaaacaacACAGAAATGCCAAAATATATGGAGGAAATAGCGAGGTCACTTGTGAGCTGGACAGATGCAGTTCTTGATTCCTACATCCTTAACAAGGCATGGTGGTTGAGATCCATCCTCGTACCAAACCGATCGGTTCTCAACCAGGTCTTTCAGAAAATGATCGAGCTTCTCGATTGTAACACTTGGCATAACCACCACATGAGCTATATCACCTTGGCAAGCGAGCTGCCACCTCCTGACAAACTCTTCATCTTTTGGACGTTCAAAGACAACAGTGCTGCTAAGCTCGTTGAGCATTGCGCTGATCCCGGCTTCGCGGAGCCGGTCTTTGAGGTAATGCGCGTTTCTCAGGCATTTCTGAACTTCTTTTTGGAATCCTTTGTACCCTTTTCGGCTTAAGGTGTACCATAGGAACAAAGGAGCATGCCCGTTTCGGCTTCCCATGATTGTTGCATCCCTCGAGGCGAGGTACTCAACGTTGTTAGAGAGGACTTTGATGTGTTTCATTCTTGTTATCTGAACACCACATGGCATTGGACATCCGACAAACTTGTGGCCCGACACACTCACACTCCCTATCGGTTTATTGAACGTGACTTTTGGCGCCTATGAAGAggcgtgacaaaaaaaagacaCTTGTTTAGAAGACAAATAAAGGTGATTTTGATTGAAAACTATACACTTACACGTTTCACAAAAGGCATCATAAGTCCAAACAAAGCTCCATCGCAGTGAATATAGAACCTGTCATGTGAGAAGCCACACTCTTCAAGAGTTTTGATCACAAGGTCGAGATCATCAACAGCTCCTTTAACAGTTGTTCCTGCCAGCACAAAAAAAAGGGTAAAAAACCTTTCTAAATACGAACCTAGTTACAAAGAGAGAGACACGAACCTATGTTAACATTAAGAACGGCTGGTTTATCTTTGTTCGCCAACAGCTTCCGTCTGAAATCATCACAGTCAATCTCCCCTGAGATAAGCGTATCAACTCTCTCACACTCCATTCGATACATACGAGCTGCTTTAAACACAGAGTAATGAGATTCACTCGACGCATACAGAATCCCATCAGGAAACACTTCTCGcctgaaaaaaatatatgttcaaAACAACATTAAACACTGCAATAAAAGgttggaaaaaagaaaaaacaatcacaaaaaaaaaagcataccCAACTAAAATGCCGTGAAGGTTGCCTTCTGTTCCACAGTTTGTGATATAACCCCAATAGtcatctctctctatctcccAGAGACGAGCAAACCAATCCAAGACGCCAACTTCAAAAGGCCTGGAGTGTACACCATAGTTGCTTTCGATAAACGGATCTCCAAGATTGTTTATGGAGAAATGCTGCAACTGCCCAAGCGCACCATAGTCGAAATCCAAGTTATATGGATAACCTACGtcatatcaaatatattatcgATTTACGAAATCTTTTttaatcttattatttttttatcacgattttaattttattagtttatagtatttattaatttatgaagtattaGTTTATAGAGTTTCTACTAATATATAGAAATATCTGGTGTGTTCCTTGTTGATGTTGTTGTTACCTAGATGATATTTTGTTCGTTCGACCAAAGTTTTGCGGTAGCGAGCGAGGACGCTAGCCATGTAGGCCTCTTTATCTCCGGTGAATTCGTCGTTAGACTCCGGCTCCGTCACAGCGAGAGACGTCGTGTGGACATTCCTGCCGAGAACcatttctctttctcctcttccgTTTATCACCTTCGTCTTTTTCAGATTCTCTTCCTCGTGATCTGCTCTGTTCCCGTTTATTACCGGCCAAGGTAATGGTTCGTTGATCACAGCCGTTGGAACGAAGTCTTCAGACAAGATGTCTAATTTTTCAGCCATTGCAAGGGCTGCTTGATCAGATTCCAAAAAGGAGGAGAATCTCTagaaagaggagagagaaggTAGTGATTGGTGGAAATGGTGAGACGGAGACAAGTGATCGAGAGAGAGGCGCGGCTTCGTTAATTTATAAGTAGCTGAAAATGATTCTTGGCTCTTTTTATTGCCCTTTCGTGGGCACTTGTGCTTCTCGTGAGATTCAAATtatgatattaaaatattaaaatatcttaAACCTGtagattcttcttttctttctttttttgtttatagcAATTAAAAGGTTATCTCAACTTGTTAAGAttcatattgatttttttttgtaatcactATATCCATTCCAAAAGAAGAAGCACGCTATTAGGCCTATGACactataaaacataatttgatTTGACTATACTGAAAGGAAAACATTATAAAATTGATGTAGATTTCAAAATAGCAATTATTGTTTTGGTTTGAAAAACTTAAAGCAGGTTTGTGGGAGTAGGAGTGAACGACGTATcggtaaattttgatttgattttttatccgttttgattttaatcgaaaatctaaatatttctaactccataaaacaaaacaaataataatatgtaatgTTTTTGTGAAATGCTTCTGGTAATCATAAATTGGTTTACCATTTTGATCTTGACCAAACATgtcaaaaccaaacaaaacttttttactaaatatagctagcattaatattatttaacaaaaatatgattagttcaagtaaacataataaaatatgtataataagtATCTTTGacactaaaaataatatattattttaaacacATAATGAATAAAAGAAATTGTACGGTAATCAactaatcatattatattttctataaatattattaCATCAGCTGAGAAAATTAATTTGAagggtttattttaaaaaatttctgaCTTTACAATTTGAAAAAGAGTAAAATTTCTGTCAATACTTTTTGACTTTCTACAATTTTCTGGCATACGTGTGCTTGATGCCATATAAAAACATTATAGAGGGAGGAGCTAGCTTTTAAACACACGAGTTTAATTTGGTTGGAAGGTattgttaaagaaaaaataaagagcatatattattagaaattgtAATGTTAGTTTTTGtataaagatgaaaaatattCGATCTTCGGGGAAAAAATAGCTTAAATCAAATATCGTTAGAATAAGTGTGTGGAGAAGGGCGAGgtgtagattttaatttttaaacgcACGTGTTTAATTTGTTTGGGATAAGATCGATTAGTAGGTTTTGGGTGTGACTAGACTACACATGGGTGTGTGATTGTGTGCTAATgcttaatgtataattattctaaaaatctatcttttttttttgaacaccttttttttttaacaccctTCTAAAAATCTATCTACCCTACAAAAACAAGTtgaaagaagtttttttttagataaaatgtttaaatttatcaccaaaatttatttttgacaaaGCTACAAAAGATGATTCTTAACTTTTAGACTATAAAAATCTCTCTTCGTTCGCCATGGATGTACTAATATATACGTTGTTGCTCTTTCTTTCTAACAGACATCCAAGGtgcatttgttttaattttttgaaatctcTGATTATTTTTGTTCACTCAAGACGTTTAATTTGGTTTACATTCTTTTGAGATTGACGATGTAGTCTATTATGCGTATGTTGGTGGTGTGATTCAAGGCGCAGGGATTTTAACTCCTTCAACACGAAGTTTTAACTTTGCATCCTTACATTACCTCAACTGGGAACAAAGGCCTTGTTCTGTTCTTAGATATACTGGGAACTTCAATGTGGGAGGTTATGGTCAAAGACTTTTTTGGCAAGGCCTAGAAAAAgctgtctgttttttttttcactggaATAGTTCTCAGTGCAGGTATGTAAATTAAAATAGATTCACCACTcatttccacttaggtgagtgaGGCCATCAAACCTAACTGGCTCCTACTTGAATCATCCAACATTTATGCAACCAATCCTAGATATGAAAAACTACAGTTAAATTGCACCTTTATCTCATTTGTTTCAACTGCTTGATGATGGCTTGTTAAATGTCGAATCTGATGTTTGAGTTGAATGGCACTTGGGCTTCTTCTTCGACTTCTTAGGGTTATCCATGTGGGAGACCTACAAAACATTTGTGATTCAGTTCATAAATTACTAGTTGGAGAGATATGGGCATTTAAGATTCGCTAACTTACAATGTGAGATTTCCATTGGACTGTCTCTAAAGTAGTGTCATTTGGAGGATGATCGCGAACATGTCGGAAAATGTGAATCAGCACCGCAGCATCCAGAGCAGCATACTCTAGCTGCACAATTCACTTTAATTATCAGATTCAATTTGTTTTAGGACAGCCTCTGATTAGATAATGGTTATTATGCTTCAATAATGAACCTGATTCTGTGTCAAAGGCCTTTGTTCCCAATCGCTATTGCGTCTTGTTTTGTTCAAACCCACTCCCAATATTTTCTGATACACACAACAAAAAAGATCAAAATGTAAATGTAAcattaaatgattttatgaaCTATGATTTAGAAAAGCTCACCTTGGTTAGTCCTGATAAACCACCACATGGTTCTTTGAAAACGTTTTGAATGTCTAGCAACATGTCATAGCTCTTGAAACACTTGAGATCCCCATACGAAAGCGCTAACTGTCTGATGTCACACTGAAAATTGTAACCTGAGATGATGCTCAGCTCAGTCAGATAGAATCTTTAATAAGGCAAAGCgaaggtttaaaaaaaaaaaaagaggatacACATCTCAATAATATACCAAGCTTTAGTGTACTGTACGACTGCAAAATCTGACTAAGGCAGGTGTCTAGAATCTCAGAGGCGTCATAGTAAAGCTTTATCAAGTCCAGTATGAATATTTTGCTATCAGATCCAATTTGCATGATTGAAACCTGAAGACAAGACATGCCAAAAGAACAATAAGTATATCTACAACATGAATGGGAATAACTCATTGTGTCAGAGGTCCCACTTCAAGTAACCGTTGGGATGAAACTAACATTATTTACCTTGTTTGGTTTACTGCCTTTCATATAATTGGGTTTCCATTCACAGTCAAGACCCACGACTTTACATCCTTCAAGAAAAGAAGTTGCTTCTCTTAACCCATTCACATCATCAACCCATACTACTTCTTCCACAGCGAGATCGTTGAGATGCAGAAAGCATTTGTTAACAAAATCAACCTCAGCCTCTGAAGCAACAACATAAAGAATATACCAACACCACTGTAAGCGTCTTGTCATTTTAAGAGAAgttcaataaaacaaaacaacacaTACCTTGTGCTTTTGGCAGACCTTCAAGTGAATATCGTTCACAAAGCTCATCAACTTTCTCATAGTACCCAGCTTCCATTGCCAAGTAAAccttacaaaacataaaaagaacATTCAACACTTTTTGGTAAATGATTACAGAACAAATGGTACCACAACAAGTTCTTACCAGATACTCGAGTAGCTGTCTGTCACCTTTTGCCTTTGTTTCAGCAACATCCCAGCATGCTTTCTCAGCTAGATCCTTCAGTGTACTGCGCATTTGATTGGATAACAATGTCATCTTGCACTGTCAATTATATatcgaaaaaaaaacaagaaagcaaaAGAGACCTTTCTTTACACTTGTAACACAAATCAGGGAACTCATGCTGGAGATAGTGCTTCTTCATGACGTTATAAGCCTGCTTCAGCATATTCCTTGAGCCATACTCTTGCACAAGAAGGCACAAACTAGGCCGCCCCATGAAAGTGGCCCATTTCTCAGCAGCTTGGAAGTCTTTATCCTCAACCATCTGCTGAAGGAAAGTCTCTCCAGGGAAACTGAAGGAAAAATGCTCTAAGAGAGACACAGCCGTCATGAAAGACTTGGACTTGATCAACTCAGAGATGTATTCTTCAAGAAACGCACTAGCACAAGAAGAAGCAGATGATCCCTCCTCCTCCTTAGACAAAGCTTCATCGATGCTCGTTAACCCAACATCAAACACTTTGAGAGTATTCACCATAACTTTCTCATCATAAGCTACAGAACCTCCAACAATAGCAAGGAAGAGCCGAGCAGCTAAGCTTCTCGCGGAGGCAGCGTCTTCTTGACTACTAGCGGG
The nucleotide sequence above comes from Brassica napus cultivar Da-Ae chromosome A9, Da-Ae, whole genome shotgun sequence. Encoded proteins:
- the BNAA09G15460D gene encoding uncharacterized protein BNAA09G15460D, whose protein sequence is MGLDPEEADGHGTLCLHAFSDLTHVSPLVFLYLLKQCYIHGSCKATKKFQALQHRVHQVLANNPQPGPSTFIVYCLNLLPVFGVYGDGFSHLIISALRRYFKSASAPASSQEDAASARSLAARLFLAIVGGSVAYDEKVMVNTLKVFDVGLTSIDEALSKEEEGSSASSCASAFLEEYISELIKSKSFMTAVSLLEHFSFSFPGETFLQQMVEDKDFQAAEKWATFMGRPSLCLLVQEYGSRNMLKQAYNVMKKHYLQHEFPDLCYKCKESTLKDLAEKACWDVAETKAKGDRQLLEYLVYLAMEAGYYEKVDELCERYSLEGLPKAQEAEVDFVNKCFLHLNDLAVEEVVWVDDVNGLREATSFLEGCKVVGLDCEWKPNYMKGSKPNKVSIMQIGSDSKIFILDLIKLYYDASEILDTCLSQILQSYSTLKLGYNFQCDIRQLALSYGDLKCFKSYDMLLDIQNVFKEPCGGLSGLTKKILGVGLNKTRRNSDWEQRPLTQNQLEYAALDAAVLIHIFRHVRDHPPNDTTLETVQWKSHIVSHMDNPKKSKKKPKCHSTQTSDSTFNKPSSSS
- the LOC106386606 gene encoding serine decarboxylase-like, giving the protein MAEKLDILSEDFVPTAVINEPLPWPVINGNRADHEEENLKKTKVINGRGEREMVLGRNVHTTSLAVTEPESNDEFTGDKEAYMASVLARYRKTLVERTKYHLGYPYNLDFDYGALGQLQHFSINNLGDPFIESNYGVHSRPFEVGVLDWFARLWEIERDDYWGYITNCGTEGNLHGILVGREVFPDGILYASSESHYSVFKAARMYRMECERVDTLISGEIDCDDFRRKLLANKDKPAVLNVNIGTTVKGAVDDLDLVIKTLEECGFSHDRFYIHCDGALFGLMMPFVKRAPKVTFNKPIGSVSVSGHKFVGCPMPCGVQITRMKHIKVLSNNVEYLASRDATIMGSRNGHAPLFLWYTLSRKGYKGFQKEVQKCLRNAHYLKDRLREAGISAMLNELSSTVVFERPKDEEFVRRWQLACQGDIAHVVVMPSVTIEKLDHFLKDLVENRSVWYEDGSQPPCLVKDVGIKNCICPAHK